In Montipora capricornis isolate CH-2021 chromosome 4, ASM3666992v2, whole genome shotgun sequence, a single genomic region encodes these proteins:
- the LOC138047512 gene encoding acetoacetyl-CoA synthetase-like isoform X1, which translates to MASVREELPKLMWKPQPDRAINIQRFKSFVNHAYDIHLETYEELRKWSVTHYTDFWETFWKYANIIHSQSYDEVLDQSKAMKDIPEWFRGAHLNFAENLLRFDDDKVALYMAGERQKVQSITFHQLKRNVTRLASALKNYGVKKGDRIVGYIPNCALAVEAMLATASLGAIWSSTSPDFGVTGVLDRFKQINPKIMFSVDAVRYNNKIHNHLEKLTHVVQSLPNLEKVIVMPFVGKADDIEVSGVPKSILLSEFTKFSDEKPILEFVQVPFNHPMFIMFSSGTTGPPKCMVHSVGGTLIQHLKEHLLHSNMSRNDVIMYYTTTGWMMWNWLVSAIAVGASVVLYDGSPLVPTPHVLWDLVDKIGITIVGTGAKWLSVLEERKVQPIKTHNLASLHTILSTGSPLKPTSYDYVYNSVKADVLLGSISGGTDIISCFAGQNPTVPVYRGEIQTRNLGMAVESWNHEGEAVYDQSGELVCIKPFPCMPICFWNDPHGLKYKKAYFDKFPGVWTHGDFCSINSSTGGILMLGRSDGTLNPAGVRFGSAEIYNIVEQFEEVEDSLCVGQPTDEGERVVLFLKIANGFRFNNELKAMVKTTIRQRLSARHVPEIVIETKEIPYTASGKKVEVAVKKILGGERVTSRGALANPNSLDFFFNIPELKQINGAY; encoded by the exons ATGGCGTCGGTTAGGGAGGAATTACCGAAGTTAATGTGGAAACCACAGCCTGATCGGGCAATTAACATTCAAAGGTTCAAATCATTTGTGAATCACGCGTATGATATTCATTTAG AAACATATGAGGAGTTGCGAAAATGGAGTGTTACGCACTATACAGATTTTTGGGAGACGTTCTGGAAGTATGCAAACATCATTCACTCTCAGAGTTATGATGAG GTATTAGATCAATCCAAAGCGATGAAAGACATTCCTGAGTGGTTTCGTGGAGCTCATCTGAACTTTGCAGAGAATCTCTTGCGTTTTGATGATGACAAAGTGGCACTTTACATGGCAG GAGAACGACAGAAAGTTCAGTCTATAACCTTCCATCAGCTAAAAAGAAATGTGACAAGGCTAGCCTCGGCATTGAAAAATTATGGAGTCAAGAAAGGAGACAGGATTGTTG GTTATATACCCAACTGTGCCTTGGCTGTTGAAGCTATGCTAGCTACTGCAAGTCTGGGTGCCATATGGAGTTCAACCTCACCAGACTTTGGTGTTACG GGTGTGTTGGACAGGTTTAAGCAAATAAATCCAAAGATTATGTTTTCAGTGGATGCTGTCAGATACAATAACAAAATACATAACCATTTGGAAAAACTGACTCACGTTGTGCAAA GCCTTCCCAACCTGGAAAAAGTTATTGTTATGCCTTTTGTTGGAAAAGCTGATGATATCGAAGTTTCTGGTGTCCCCAAGAG CATTCTGTTGTCAGAGTTTACAAAGTTTTCAGATGAAAAACCAATCCTTGAATTTGTACAAGTTCCTTTCAATCACCCCATGTTTATCATGTTCTCATCAGGAACAACAGGGCCACCAAAATGCATGGTCCATTCAGTTGGG GGAACGCTGATACAGCATCTCAAAGAACATCTACTTCACAGCAACATGAGCAGAAATGATGTGATAATGTATTACACTACG ACTGGCTGGATGATGTGGAACTGGTTAGTCTCTGCAATTGCTGTTGGAGCTTCTGTTGTTTTATATGATGGATCGCCTCTGGTACCAACACCACATGTGTTGTGGGACCTTGTGGACAAAATAGG AATAACCATTGTTGGCACTGGAGCCAAATGGTTATCAGTTTTGGAGGAAAGGAAAGTACAACCCA TTAAGACACATAACCTGGCATCCCTTCATACAATACTATCCACGGGGTCCCCTCTGAAGCCAACCAGCTATGATTACGTTTACAACAGTGTTAAAGCGGATGTCCTTCTTGGTTCTATATCTG GTGGGACAGACATCATATCATGTTTTGCCGGTCAAAACCCAACTGTTCCGGTGTATCGCGGTGAAATTCAAACACGAAACCTTGGAATGGCCGTTGAAAGTTGGAATCACGAAG GTGAAGCAGTGTATGATCAGAGCGGTGAGTTGGTGTGCATAAAGCCTTTCCCTTGCATGCCAATTTGCTTTTGGAACGATCCTCATGGACTTAAGTACAAGAAGGCTTACTTTGACAAGTTTCCAG GCGTTTGGACTCATGGAGATTTCTGCTCAATTAACTCTTCAACAGGAGGCATTTTGATGCTTGGCAGAAG TGACGGAACTTTGAATCCAGCTGGTGTTAGGTTTGGAAGTGCGGAAATCTACAACATAG TTGAGCAATTCGAAGAAGTGGAGGACAGTTTGTGTGTTGGGCAGCCAACCGACGAAGGAGAACGAGTTGTACTGTTCTTGAAAATAGCCAACGGATTCAG GTTCAACAACGAGCTGAAGGCAATGGTAAAGACCACAATTCGACAGCGGCTATCGGCGCGTCACGTTCCAGAGATTGTAAttgaaactaaagaaatcccttACACAGCCAGTGGTAAGAAAGTGGAAGTCGCAGTGAAAAAAATTCTGGGAGGAGAGCGAGTGACAAGCAGAGGCGCTCTTGCTAACCCTAATTCACTGGACTTTTTCTTCAATATACCGGAACTGAAACAGATAAATGGGGCGTACTGA
- the LOC138047512 gene encoding acetoacetyl-CoA synthetase-like isoform X2 translates to MKDIPEWFRGAHLNFAENLLRFDDDKVALYMAGERQKVQSITFHQLKRNVTRLASALKNYGVKKGDRIVGYIPNCALAVEAMLATASLGAIWSSTSPDFGVTGVLDRFKQINPKIMFSVDAVRYNNKIHNHLEKLTHVVQSLPNLEKVIVMPFVGKADDIEVSGVPKSILLSEFTKFSDEKPILEFVQVPFNHPMFIMFSSGTTGPPKCMVHSVGGTLIQHLKEHLLHSNMSRNDVIMYYTTTGWMMWNWLVSAIAVGASVVLYDGSPLVPTPHVLWDLVDKIGITIVGTGAKWLSVLEERKVQPIKTHNLASLHTILSTGSPLKPTSYDYVYNSVKADVLLGSISGGTDIISCFAGQNPTVPVYRGEIQTRNLGMAVESWNHEGEAVYDQSGELVCIKPFPCMPICFWNDPHGLKYKKAYFDKFPGVWTHGDFCSINSSTGGILMLGRSDGTLNPAGVRFGSAEIYNIVEQFEEVEDSLCVGQPTDEGERVVLFLKIANGFRFNNELKAMVKTTIRQRLSARHVPEIVIETKEIPYTASGKKVEVAVKKILGGERVTSRGALANPNSLDFFFNIPELKQINGAY, encoded by the exons ATGAAAGACATTCCTGAGTGGTTTCGTGGAGCTCATCTGAACTTTGCAGAGAATCTCTTGCGTTTTGATGATGACAAAGTGGCACTTTACATGGCAG GAGAACGACAGAAAGTTCAGTCTATAACCTTCCATCAGCTAAAAAGAAATGTGACAAGGCTAGCCTCGGCATTGAAAAATTATGGAGTCAAGAAAGGAGACAGGATTGTTG GTTATATACCCAACTGTGCCTTGGCTGTTGAAGCTATGCTAGCTACTGCAAGTCTGGGTGCCATATGGAGTTCAACCTCACCAGACTTTGGTGTTACG GGTGTGTTGGACAGGTTTAAGCAAATAAATCCAAAGATTATGTTTTCAGTGGATGCTGTCAGATACAATAACAAAATACATAACCATTTGGAAAAACTGACTCACGTTGTGCAAA GCCTTCCCAACCTGGAAAAAGTTATTGTTATGCCTTTTGTTGGAAAAGCTGATGATATCGAAGTTTCTGGTGTCCCCAAGAG CATTCTGTTGTCAGAGTTTACAAAGTTTTCAGATGAAAAACCAATCCTTGAATTTGTACAAGTTCCTTTCAATCACCCCATGTTTATCATGTTCTCATCAGGAACAACAGGGCCACCAAAATGCATGGTCCATTCAGTTGGG GGAACGCTGATACAGCATCTCAAAGAACATCTACTTCACAGCAACATGAGCAGAAATGATGTGATAATGTATTACACTACG ACTGGCTGGATGATGTGGAACTGGTTAGTCTCTGCAATTGCTGTTGGAGCTTCTGTTGTTTTATATGATGGATCGCCTCTGGTACCAACACCACATGTGTTGTGGGACCTTGTGGACAAAATAGG AATAACCATTGTTGGCACTGGAGCCAAATGGTTATCAGTTTTGGAGGAAAGGAAAGTACAACCCA TTAAGACACATAACCTGGCATCCCTTCATACAATACTATCCACGGGGTCCCCTCTGAAGCCAACCAGCTATGATTACGTTTACAACAGTGTTAAAGCGGATGTCCTTCTTGGTTCTATATCTG GTGGGACAGACATCATATCATGTTTTGCCGGTCAAAACCCAACTGTTCCGGTGTATCGCGGTGAAATTCAAACACGAAACCTTGGAATGGCCGTTGAAAGTTGGAATCACGAAG GTGAAGCAGTGTATGATCAGAGCGGTGAGTTGGTGTGCATAAAGCCTTTCCCTTGCATGCCAATTTGCTTTTGGAACGATCCTCATGGACTTAAGTACAAGAAGGCTTACTTTGACAAGTTTCCAG GCGTTTGGACTCATGGAGATTTCTGCTCAATTAACTCTTCAACAGGAGGCATTTTGATGCTTGGCAGAAG TGACGGAACTTTGAATCCAGCTGGTGTTAGGTTTGGAAGTGCGGAAATCTACAACATAG TTGAGCAATTCGAAGAAGTGGAGGACAGTTTGTGTGTTGGGCAGCCAACCGACGAAGGAGAACGAGTTGTACTGTTCTTGAAAATAGCCAACGGATTCAG GTTCAACAACGAGCTGAAGGCAATGGTAAAGACCACAATTCGACAGCGGCTATCGGCGCGTCACGTTCCAGAGATTGTAAttgaaactaaagaaatcccttACACAGCCAGTGGTAAGAAAGTGGAAGTCGCAGTGAAAAAAATTCTGGGAGGAGAGCGAGTGACAAGCAGAGGCGCTCTTGCTAACCCTAATTCACTGGACTTTTTCTTCAATATACCGGAACTGAAACAGATAAATGGGGCGTACTGA